The Fulvivirga ligni genome window below encodes:
- a CDS encoding response regulator translates to MDSIKKETNSKTEESVLTQIDTQKVIKFFVVDDDEYFNKLVISYLRKIAKENGFHPEISGFTDGATCVSHMRENPDFVILDFYLDENNDIILTGYDVLEKIQHHNDKINTIVMSQKHEWENFEDEFVKFGASGFLKKDDNFYKNLKSMVLRGNIGIA, encoded by the coding sequence ATGGATAGCATTAAGAAAGAAACCAACTCAAAAACAGAAGAATCAGTTCTAACGCAAATTGACACACAAAAAGTAATTAAATTTTTTGTAGTGGATGATGATGAATATTTCAACAAACTGGTGATAAGCTACCTCAGAAAGATAGCTAAAGAGAATGGGTTTCACCCTGAAATCAGCGGCTTTACTGATGGCGCCACCTGTGTTTCTCATATGAGAGAAAATCCGGATTTTGTTATTCTGGATTTCTATTTGGATGAGAACAATGATATTATCCTTACCGGCTATGATGTACTTGAGAAAATCCAGCATCATAATGATAAGATAAACACCATAGTCATGTCTCAGAAGCATGAATGGGAAAACTTCGAAGATGAATTTGTGAAATTTGGAGCCAGCGGTTTCCTTAAAAAAGATGATAATTTCTACAAAAATTTGAAGAGTATGGTCTTG